A window of Vigna unguiculata cultivar IT97K-499-35 chromosome 4, ASM411807v1, whole genome shotgun sequence contains these coding sequences:
- the LOC114181196 gene encoding probable prolyl 4-hydroxylase 12 isoform X1, translating to MASVTLLLALLVFFVIGTSLSNSRKELRDKEKTALQILEGSVHYSNSINPSRVVQISWQPRVFLYKGFLSDKECEYLISVAYGEKEKSSGNGGTSLEMEDDILARIEERLSIWTLLPKENSKPLQVMQYESEQNDQTLDYFTNKTNLELSGPLMATVILYLSDSTKGGQILFPESVPRSSSWSSCSNSNKTIQPVKGNAILFFSLHPSATPDRSSFHSRCPVLEGDMWSAIKYFYAKPISRGKVSAISEDDECTDQDDSCPAWASMGECQRNPVFMVGSPDYYGTCRKSCNAC from the exons ATGGCTTCTGTTACCCTTCTTCTCGCCCTGCTCGTCTTCTTCGTAATTGGCACTTCTCTTTCAAACAG TAGAAAGGAATTAAGGGACAAGGAGAAAACTGCATTACAGATATTAGAGGGCTCAGTTCATTATTCCAACAGTATTAATCCATCACGTGTTGTCCAAATCTCTTGGCAACCAAG GGTTTTTCTATACAAAGGATTTTTGTCTGATAAGGAGTGTGAGTACCTTATTTCTGTG gcATATGGTGAGAAAGAAAAATCCTCAGGGAATGGTGGAACTTCCTTGGAGATGGAA GATGATATTCTTGCAAGGATTGAAGAAAGACTTTCAATTTGGACTTTACTTCCTAAAG AGAACAGCAAGCCTTTGCAAGTCATGCAATATGAGTCGGAGCAGAATGATCAAACCCTAGATTATTTTACAAACAAAACCAATTTGGAATTGAGTGGACCTCTAATGGCAACAGTTATTTTATATCTCTCAGACTCTACTAAAGGGGGTCAAATTCTCTTTCCTGAATCAGTG CCAAGGAGTAGCAGTTGGTCAAGTTGCAGTAACAGTAACAAGACCATCCAACCAGTAAAAGGGAATGCAATTCTGTTTTTCTCTCTTCACCCAAGTGCTACTCCTGACAGGAGTAGTTTTCATTCTAGATGCCCTGTGCTTGAAGGGGACATGTGGTCTGCAATTAAATACTTCTATGCGAAACCAATTAGCAGGGGCAAGGTCTCAGCCATATCAGAAGACGATGAATGTACTGATCAAGATGACAGTTGTCCTGCATGGGCATCCATGGGAGAATGTCAAAGAAACCCTGTGTTCATGGTTGGATCTCCTGATTATTATGGTACGTGTAGGAAAAGTTGTAATGCATGCTGA
- the LOC114181196 gene encoding probable prolyl 4-hydroxylase 12 isoform X2, whose product MASVTLLLALLVFFVIGTSLSNSRKELRDKEKTALQILEGSVHYSNSINPSRVVQISWQPRSGFLSDKECEYLISVAYGEKEKSSGNGGTSLEMEDDILARIEERLSIWTLLPKENSKPLQVMQYESEQNDQTLDYFTNKTNLELSGPLMATVILYLSDSTKGGQILFPESVPRSSSWSSCSNSNKTIQPVKGNAILFFSLHPSATPDRSSFHSRCPVLEGDMWSAIKYFYAKPISRGKVSAISEDDECTDQDDSCPAWASMGECQRNPVFMVGSPDYYGTCRKSCNAC is encoded by the exons ATGGCTTCTGTTACCCTTCTTCTCGCCCTGCTCGTCTTCTTCGTAATTGGCACTTCTCTTTCAAACAG TAGAAAGGAATTAAGGGACAAGGAGAAAACTGCATTACAGATATTAGAGGGCTCAGTTCATTATTCCAACAGTATTAATCCATCACGTGTTGTCCAAATCTCTTGGCAACCAAGGTCAG GATTTTTGTCTGATAAGGAGTGTGAGTACCTTATTTCTGTG gcATATGGTGAGAAAGAAAAATCCTCAGGGAATGGTGGAACTTCCTTGGAGATGGAA GATGATATTCTTGCAAGGATTGAAGAAAGACTTTCAATTTGGACTTTACTTCCTAAAG AGAACAGCAAGCCTTTGCAAGTCATGCAATATGAGTCGGAGCAGAATGATCAAACCCTAGATTATTTTACAAACAAAACCAATTTGGAATTGAGTGGACCTCTAATGGCAACAGTTATTTTATATCTCTCAGACTCTACTAAAGGGGGTCAAATTCTCTTTCCTGAATCAGTG CCAAGGAGTAGCAGTTGGTCAAGTTGCAGTAACAGTAACAAGACCATCCAACCAGTAAAAGGGAATGCAATTCTGTTTTTCTCTCTTCACCCAAGTGCTACTCCTGACAGGAGTAGTTTTCATTCTAGATGCCCTGTGCTTGAAGGGGACATGTGGTCTGCAATTAAATACTTCTATGCGAAACCAATTAGCAGGGGCAAGGTCTCAGCCATATCAGAAGACGATGAATGTACTGATCAAGATGACAGTTGTCCTGCATGGGCATCCATGGGAGAATGTCAAAGAAACCCTGTGTTCATGGTTGGATCTCCTGATTATTATGGTACGTGTAGGAAAAGTTGTAATGCATGCTGA
- the LOC114182240 gene encoding uncharacterized protein LOC114182240 has product MSFLCGLPLLECVYCLACARWAWKRCLHSAGHDSENWGFATVEEFEPIPRLCRYILSVYEEDLRQPLWAPPGGYGIIPDFLLLKKTYEDTCGRAPPYVLYLDHEHEDIVLAIRGLNLAKESDYAVLLDNRLGKRKFDGGYVHNGLLKAAGWVLDAECEILKDLVEKHPNYTLTFVGHSLGSGVAAMLTMLVVQNSHRLGNIDRKRVRCYAIAPARCMSLNLAVRYADVINSVVLQDDFLPRTATPLEDIFKSVFCLPCLLCMRCMRDTCIPEEKMLKDPRRLYAPGRLYHIVERKPFKMGRFPPVVRTAVPVDGRFEHIVLSCNATSDHAIIWIEKEAQRALDLMLEKVEPMEAPAKQKMERQETLTRHKVEYKAALHRAKTLHVPHAYTPPSEYGTFDEEGDASSTRSQGESSNKSSVDESWDALIERHLDKDEHGHTVLKKQ; this is encoded by the exons ATGTCATTCCTGTGTGGCCTTCCTCTTCTTGAGTGTGTGTACTGTCTAGCTTGTGCTCGTTGGGCTTGGAAAAGATGTCTTCATTCTGCTGGCCATGACAGTGAGAATTGGGGTTTTGCCACAGTGGAAGAATTTGAGCCTATACCACGCCTTTGTCGCTATATTTTATCTGTGTATGAAGAAGATCTTCGGCAACCCCTTTGGGCACCTCCTGGTGGCTATGGAATTATCCCTGATTTTTTACTTCTCAAAAAGACATATGAAGATACATGTGGAAGGGCACCACCCTATGTTCTGTATCTCGATCACGAGCATGAGGATATAGTTCTTGCCATCAGGGGTCTAAATTTGGCAAAGGAGAGTGATTATGCGGTTCTGTTGGACAATAGATTGGGGAAGAGAAAGTTTGATGGTGGGTATGTTCACAATGGGTTGTTGAAAGCTGCTGGTTGGGTTTTGGATGCAGAATGTGAAATTTTGAAGGATTTGGTGGAAAAGCATCCAAATTACACGCTGACTTTTGTTGGACATTCCCTTGGATCTGGTGTTGCAGCTATGCTGACAATGCTGGTGGTGCAGAATAGTCATAGACTGGGAAATATTGATCGGAAGAGGGTCAGGTGTTATGCCATTGCACCTGCTAGGTGCATGTCACTGAATTTGGCAGTCAGATATGCAGATGTCATCAACTCTGTTGTATTGCAG GACGACTTCTTACCAAGAACAGCCACCCCATTGGAAGATATATTCAAGTCTGTTTTCTG TTTGCCATGCCTATTGTGCATGAGGTGCATGAGGGATACATGCATTCCAGAAGAGAAGATGCTCAAAGATCCAAGAAGACTCTATGCACCCGGTCGCCTTTATCACATTGTTGAGAGGAAACCTTTTAA AATGGGAAGGTTTCCCCCAGTAGTGAGAACAGCAGTGCCGGTAGATGGAAGGTTTGAGCATATAGTTCTTTCATGTAATGCCACATCTGATCATGCCATCATTTGGATTGAGAAAGAAGCCCAAAGGGCTCTGGAT TTGATGCTGGAGAAGGTTGAACCAATGGAAGCTCCTGCCAAGCAAAAAATGGAGCGTCAGGAAACCCTAACAAGACACAAGGTTGAATATAAAGCAGCATTACATAGGGCAAAAACATTACATGTTCCACATGCTTACACACCACCATCAGAGTATGGCACTTTTGATGAAGAGGGAGATGCCAGTTCAACAAGATCTCAGGGTGAGTCTTCTAATAAAAGTTCTGTGGATGAAAGCTGGGATGCTTTGATTGAGCGTCATTTGGACAAGGATGAACATGGCCACACTGTGCTCAAGAAACAATGA